A single Chryseobacterium sp. DNA region contains:
- a CDS encoding SusC/RagA family TonB-linked outer membrane protein, with the protein MRKAVIPILLVFSLSAYGQERKAADTTKTTDIQEVVVTSLGIKRQARSLTYSSQQIGGDELTEVKTPNLLNSINGKVSNVQINRTNGVGSSVRVIMRGNKSVSNSQPLYVIDGIPIINEAGKAPNISQYSNMPDTGDVLSSINPDDIESINFLKGASASALYGSAGGNGAILITTKKGRAGKSSITYSTSLTVDRAYSLPKLQHSYLSYDPAVPNQAPGESISSWGAKGASKDYLKDFLQTGTTWVNSLSFQSGNEKSTSYFSVGNTTNKGVVPLSYFDQYNVSFRNSSKFLDDRLTLDANFIGSLQESKNRQTPGASFSPLVSMYWLPRGVDFDQYGADNYSYLNKTRLLPAQNWWEIRPDGTFKGNPETQNPYWILNRNPVTVSNKNTYSALSLSYQINPWLIARVRGNYSWNSSDSQRDISAFSAPSLLANGANGRILKNVYENSSTYGDVLLIGSPKLSESISLDFTVGGSINTTRNKVTQIDNAYLANPNLFTLNNLQWNVDRNPGDGYHNIYWNMKKQVQSVFASASVGYKNMFYVDMTFRNDWDSTLALTGRNGFDYESVGANAILSSVFKLPEVINFWKVRASYATVGLGLPANLSNAMVEYYKAYSYGVDAGTIVYPKSSFVTAEGYEKLFPKPELNKTFEAGTELRLFNNKLNFDITYYNSNATNQLLETAISSNLGGIPSGSYYINAGKIQNTGFEASLSYKIFDTEKFGWTTTLNGSANKNKIVELFPSSISIPQDQLFALTGGGDYTKLKLGGSFGDIYGIKYQRDDQGRILVDENGVPLATTGNPGYLGNPNPKFILGFNNAFNIGKLGISFLIDGKFGGQVLSLTEKANDLYGVSKSSAEARDAGGVSIANAVYAPGTPQAGTAYNGKTDAKAYYTAIGGITNGTGIDEAYMYSATTVRLRQASISYTFDINSKYMRNATVSLVGTNLFFFYKKAPFDPEQVSGNTPGGVGVDSFGLPITRSIGLSLKANF; encoded by the coding sequence ATGAGAAAAGCAGTTATACCGATTTTATTAGTTTTTTCCCTTTCTGCATATGGACAGGAGAGGAAAGCGGCCGACACCACCAAGACAACCGATATCCAGGAGGTGGTGGTTACTTCTTTGGGGATAAAAAGACAGGCCCGATCTTTGACATACTCCAGCCAGCAGATTGGCGGGGATGAGCTGACAGAAGTGAAAACTCCCAATCTTTTAAATTCTATCAATGGGAAAGTTTCCAACGTGCAGATCAATAGAACTAATGGTGTAGGAAGTTCCGTAAGGGTGATCATGAGAGGTAACAAGTCTGTATCCAATAGCCAGCCATTGTATGTAATCGACGGAATTCCTATTATCAATGAAGCCGGAAAAGCTCCGAACATCAGCCAGTATTCCAATATGCCGGACACCGGAGATGTACTGAGTTCCATCAACCCTGATGATATTGAAAGCATCAATTTTCTGAAGGGGGCATCAGCATCAGCTTTGTACGGTTCTGCCGGAGGTAACGGGGCGATCTTGATTACAACCAAAAAAGGACGTGCAGGAAAGAGCTCTATCACATATAGCACCAGCCTTACAGTGGATCGTGCATACAGCCTTCCAAAATTGCAACACAGTTATTTGTCTTATGATCCGGCAGTTCCTAACCAGGCTCCGGGAGAGTCTATAAGCAGCTGGGGCGCGAAAGGAGCTTCCAAAGATTATCTTAAAGATTTTCTGCAAACCGGTACAACATGGGTCAACAGCCTTTCCTTTCAGTCAGGAAATGAAAAATCAACAAGTTATTTTTCCGTTGGGAATACGACCAATAAAGGAGTGGTTCCACTATCCTATTTTGATCAGTATAATGTATCCTTCCGGAATTCAAGCAAATTCCTTGATGACAGGCTGACATTAGATGCTAACTTTATTGGGTCTTTGCAGGAAAGTAAAAACAGACAGACACCAGGGGCTTCTTTTTCTCCTTTAGTGAGCATGTACTGGCTGCCAAGAGGAGTAGATTTTGATCAGTACGGTGCGGATAATTATTCTTATCTTAATAAAACAAGGCTGCTGCCTGCACAAAACTGGTGGGAAATAAGACCGGACGGTACCTTTAAAGGAAACCCGGAAACGCAGAATCCATACTGGATTTTGAACAGAAATCCGGTTACCGTCAGTAATAAAAATACATACAGTGCCCTTTCCTTATCTTATCAGATCAATCCGTGGCTTATTGCAAGGGTACGGGGAAATTATAGCTGGAACTCTTCAGACAGCCAAAGGGATATTTCAGCTTTTTCAGCTCCCAGCCTTCTGGCCAACGGAGCCAATGGACGGATCCTTAAAAATGTATACGAAAATTCTTCTACTTACGGCGATGTTTTGCTAATTGGTAGCCCTAAGCTGAGTGAGTCTATCTCTTTAGACTTTACCGTGGGAGGAAGTATCAATACGACAAGAAATAAAGTGACCCAAATTGATAATGCTTATCTGGCAAACCCCAATTTGTTTACACTGAATAACCTGCAATGGAATGTGGACAGAAATCCCGGTGACGGATACCACAATATCTATTGGAATATGAAAAAACAGGTCCAGTCGGTTTTTGCAAGTGCTTCCGTAGGGTACAAAAATATGTTTTATGTAGATATGACGTTCAGGAATGACTGGGATTCTACATTAGCTTTAACGGGAAGAAACGGTTTTGATTATGAGTCGGTAGGAGCGAATGCTATTCTATCCTCTGTTTTCAAACTTCCGGAAGTAATTAATTTCTGGAAAGTAAGGGCATCTTATGCTACAGTAGGTTTAGGGTTGCCGGCCAACCTGTCCAATGCGATGGTAGAATATTATAAAGCTTATTCATATGGAGTAGATGCCGGAACTATTGTGTATCCTAAGAGTTCATTTGTAACCGCTGAGGGGTATGAAAAACTATTCCCAAAACCGGAACTTAACAAAACGTTTGAGGCAGGTACCGAATTGAGACTGTTCAATAATAAATTAAATTTTGATATTACCTATTATAACTCCAATGCTACCAATCAGCTGTTGGAGACAGCAATCTCTTCCAATTTAGGAGGGATTCCTTCCGGGTCGTACTACATCAATGCAGGAAAAATCCAAAATACAGGTTTTGAAGCTTCTTTATCTTACAAAATCTTTGATACGGAGAAATTTGGATGGACAACTACATTGAACGGATCGGCCAATAAAAATAAGATTGTTGAATTATTCCCATCCAGTATCAGTATTCCTCAAGACCAGCTATTTGCGTTGACAGGCGGTGGAGATTATACAAAACTTAAATTAGGGGGATCTTTTGGAGATATCTATGGAATTAAATATCAAAGAGATGATCAGGGACGTATTCTGGTGGATGAAAATGGAGTGCCGTTGGCAACGACTGGTAATCCGGGATACCTTGGTAATCCCAACCCTAAATTTATTTTAGGTTTCAATAATGCTTTTAATATTGGTAAACTGGGAATTTCTTTTCTTATTGATGGAAAATTCGGAGGGCAGGTGCTTTCCCTTACTGAAAAAGCGAATGATTTATATGGGGTAAGTAAGTCTTCTGCAGAGGCAAGGGATGCCGGTGGAGTCTCAATTGCCAATGCTGTATATGCCCCGGGAACACCACAGGCAGGAACGGCTTACAACGGAAAAACAGATGCAAAAGCATATTATACTGCTATCGGCGGGATAACCAACGGGACCGGAATTGATGAAGCTTATATGTATAGTGCAACAACAGTCCGTTTACGCCAGGCTTCTATTTCATATACTTTTGACATTAATTCAAAATATATGAGAAATGCAACGGTAAGCCTTGTGGGAACGAATTTGTTCTTCTTCTATAAAAAAGCGCCGTTTGATCCTGAGCAAGTATCCGGAAATACACCAGGCGGGGTAGGGGTAGATTCATTTGGATTACCGATTACCCGATCTATCGGATTATCATTAAAGGCTAACTTCTAA
- a CDS encoding AraC family transcriptional regulator: MSELENILREITPLSPEDSFLVFDRIKASFDFPYHYHPEIEINFVYKGKGYRRMIGDHTGEIGNIELVLVGPNLPHCWANYRCKNRKTHEITIQFNQDFFNQSMMQKNILKPINNLMKDSIRGILFSTETAEKLKDSFLNLSKMNSFESFIEIMKILNELAIAENKILLSSYSIELETFVDNDKMKIVHDFVHKNFENKITLDKVASLVNMSNVTFNRFIKKRTGKTFINYLNEIRISYATRWLMEKNLTVFEIAFEAGFNNIANFNKVFKSIKKTTPTEFKDQFKGIRKIE; encoded by the coding sequence ATGAGCGAATTAGAAAATATTCTGAGAGAAATAACTCCACTATCTCCTGAGGACAGTTTTCTTGTATTTGACAGGATCAAAGCTTCGTTTGATTTTCCCTACCATTACCATCCGGAAATTGAAATTAATTTTGTTTATAAAGGAAAAGGATACCGCAGGATGATAGGTGACCATACGGGAGAGATCGGGAATATAGAACTCGTACTGGTGGGGCCCAATCTACCGCATTGCTGGGCGAATTACAGATGTAAAAACAGAAAGACCCACGAGATCACCATACAGTTCAATCAGGATTTCTTTAATCAGTCGATGATGCAGAAAAATATCCTGAAACCCATCAATAATCTGATGAAAGATTCTATCAGGGGAATTTTGTTTTCAACTGAAACAGCCGAAAAATTAAAAGATTCATTTCTCAACCTGTCAAAAATGAACAGTTTTGAGTCTTTCATAGAGATTATGAAGATCCTTAATGAATTGGCCATTGCAGAAAATAAAATACTTTTATCATCCTACAGCATAGAGCTGGAAACTTTTGTTGATAATGATAAAATGAAAATTGTTCATGATTTTGTGCATAAAAATTTTGAAAACAAAATAACGCTGGACAAAGTGGCTTCACTGGTGAATATGAGCAATGTGACCTTCAATAGGTTCATTAAAAAAAGAACGGGCAAAACTTTTATCAATTATCTTAATGAAATAAGAATCAGCTATGCTACGCGCTGGCTGATGGAAAAGAATCTTACTGTTTTTGAAATTGCTTTTGAGGCCGGGTTTAATAATATTGCCAATTTTAATAAGGTCTTTAAGTCGATCAAAAAAACAACTCCAACAGAATTTAAAGATCAATTTAAAGGGATTAGAAAAATTGAATAA
- a CDS encoding SusD/RagB family nutrient-binding outer membrane lipoprotein produces MKIINIKTLVFGAAVLFSASACTSDLDQINQEKLGGPENFYADFIAIVNPLKSIQRGLQADYQLYPNLSADMYSGMFSTASQFNGGKNNLTYYMMDGWNNRIIARQQDIFNYSITIDNAAKNNYPGIDFTATFAVKKILKIITAARVSDNHGPVVYSKYETPNANGVTDFDSQQDAYNYFIKDLTAAISDLEKVKNTSATQNVEDKSTLQKADLVYHGNITQWAKLANSLKLRLAMRMSYADPAKSKQYAEEALTSSAGLITDNADNALISVGQSELSFIIYSWGDCMIGAPLMAYMNGYNDPRLPAYAIPATDTDVKGKYIGIRQGIDLLNGKTTYGGFSQPQAKSANGDYFSGTDGKMKLFTAAETWFLKAEAALKGYSGAGDVQTAYETGVRQSFGEWGKSGDVAAYLANTTATEAPYIDPKNAANNINAGDAQLSTITIAWNNNDSTERKLERIITQKWLSLYPNGPEAWAEQRRTGYPVLFKVRKNDSGGLISTDGMIRRIPFTTDTKNSLYNYKQAIQTLSGPDNGGTKLWWDKKL; encoded by the coding sequence ATGAAAATCATTAATATTAAAACATTAGTATTTGGAGCAGCAGTATTATTTTCTGCTTCCGCATGCACCAGCGATCTTGATCAGATTAATCAGGAAAAGCTGGGGGGACCTGAGAACTTTTATGCAGATTTCATAGCCATTGTTAATCCATTGAAATCTATACAGAGAGGATTGCAGGCTGACTATCAGCTGTACCCTAACCTAAGTGCAGATATGTACAGCGGGATGTTTAGTACGGCATCCCAATTTAACGGCGGGAAAAATAATCTTACCTATTATATGATGGATGGATGGAATAACAGAATTATTGCAAGACAACAGGATATCTTCAATTATTCTATCACCATTGATAATGCAGCTAAAAATAACTATCCGGGGATCGATTTTACGGCAACATTTGCCGTAAAGAAAATACTGAAAATAATTACGGCTGCCAGAGTTTCAGATAATCATGGCCCAGTAGTGTACAGCAAATATGAAACCCCGAATGCAAACGGAGTTACTGACTTTGATTCTCAGCAGGATGCATACAATTATTTTATCAAAGATCTTACTGCCGCTATTTCTGATCTGGAAAAAGTAAAAAATACTTCCGCTACGCAAAATGTAGAAGATAAATCTACATTACAAAAGGCAGATTTGGTCTATCACGGAAATATTACACAATGGGCAAAGCTTGCGAACTCTCTTAAGCTGAGACTGGCGATGAGAATGAGCTATGCTGATCCTGCAAAATCAAAACAATATGCTGAAGAAGCTCTTACTTCATCCGCAGGCCTGATTACAGACAATGCTGACAATGCGCTGATCAGTGTAGGACAGTCTGAACTGAGTTTTATTATTTATTCTTGGGGAGATTGTATGATAGGTGCCCCTTTGATGGCCTATATGAACGGATATAATGACCCGAGACTTCCAGCCTATGCGATTCCTGCAACAGATACTGATGTTAAAGGTAAATATATAGGCATTAGACAGGGAATTGACCTGTTAAACGGGAAAACGACGTATGGTGGATTTTCTCAGCCACAGGCAAAATCTGCCAATGGAGATTATTTTTCCGGAACTGATGGTAAAATGAAACTGTTTACTGCCGCCGAGACCTGGTTCCTGAAGGCTGAAGCAGCTTTGAAGGGATATTCAGGAGCTGGCGATGTACAGACAGCTTATGAAACAGGGGTCCGTCAATCTTTTGGAGAATGGGGAAAAAGTGGAGATGTTGCTGCGTATCTTGCCAATACAACAGCTACTGAGGCTCCTTATATCGATCCGAAAAATGCAGCCAATAATATCAATGCAGGAGATGCTCAATTGAGCACCATTACCATCGCATGGAATAATAATGATTCTACCGAAAGAAAATTAGAAAGAATTATTACCCAAAAATGGCTGTCACTTTATCCAAACGGGCCGGAAGCCTGGGCAGAGCAAAGAAGAACGGGTTACCCTGTCCTTTTCAAAGTAAGAAAAAATGACAGCGGCGGATTGATCAGTACAGACGGAATGATAAGAAGAATTCCGTTCACTACAGATACCAAGAACTCACTTTATAATTATAAGCAAGCCATACAGACACTGAGCGGACCGGACAACGGAGGTACTAAGTTATGGTGGGATAAGAAATTATAA
- a CDS encoding AraC family transcriptional regulator has protein sequence MPQQLIFEDHYKRLGLEIFSEENLENIHGNQFRSDIKVFFFPPGYELTIDFNHYITQKPSLFFLTNQHLSIQKGKEKSVLLYYNRDFYCIQIHDKEVACDGLLFHNVFEIPFVELEDTETKLIQDLFQNIKDELEWKEASAEEMIRTYVKQIIIRATRKWKRQNLDNDLIKIPGSELDIFRDFSRFLEIHFREKHNVADYAELLHIAPKTLTHRFKSLHLDSPNQFIINRILLEAKRLLFYTDKPVKEIAYDLGYEDPAYFNRLFTNKTGSTPANFKKNYISGKKYNI, from the coding sequence ATGCCACAACAGCTTATTTTTGAAGATCACTATAAAAGACTCGGACTGGAAATATTCTCAGAAGAAAATCTGGAAAACATTCACGGGAATCAGTTCAGATCGGATATTAAAGTTTTCTTCTTTCCTCCGGGATATGAGCTTACCATAGATTTCAATCATTATATAACACAAAAACCCTCTCTGTTCTTTCTCACCAATCAACATTTGAGTATACAAAAGGGAAAAGAAAAATCTGTATTGCTCTACTATAACAGGGATTTCTACTGTATCCAGATTCATGATAAAGAAGTGGCCTGTGATGGTCTCCTTTTTCATAATGTCTTTGAAATCCCTTTTGTGGAACTGGAAGATACGGAAACAAAACTCATTCAGGATTTGTTTCAGAACATCAAAGACGAGCTTGAGTGGAAAGAAGCTTCCGCAGAAGAGATGATCAGGACCTATGTAAAGCAGATCATTATCAGAGCAACCAGAAAATGGAAAAGACAAAATCTGGATAATGACCTTATAAAAATCCCCGGCAGCGAGCTTGATATCTTCAGGGACTTCAGCAGATTTCTGGAAATTCATTTCCGAGAAAAACATAACGTAGCCGATTACGCTGAACTGCTTCACATTGCTCCGAAGACTTTAACCCATAGATTTAAAAGCCTGCACCTGGATTCTCCCAACCAATTTATTATCAACAGAATTTTACTGGAAGCCAAAAGATTACTTTTTTATACAGATAAACCCGTCAAAGAAATAGCCTATGACCTGGGATATGAAGATCCGGCCTATTTTAACCGGCTTTTCACCAATAAAACGGGAAGCACGCCCGCAAATTTTAAAAAAAATTACATTTCGGGAAAAAAGTACAATATTTAA
- a CDS encoding glycoside hydrolase family 130 protein, translating to MTAQSVMIPWQDRPESCSDIMWRFSENPIINRYAIPTSNSIFNSAVIPFEDGFAGVFRCDNKAVQMNIFAGFSKDGINWDINHDPIEMKAGNTEMIESDYKYDPRVTFIEDRYWITWCNGYNGPTIGIGYTFDFKEFFQCENAFLPFNRNGVLFPEKINGKYAMLSRPSDNGHTPFGDIYISYSPDMKYWGEHRCVMKVTPFEDSAWQCTKIGGGPVPIKTQEGWLLFYHGVINTCRGFRYSMGAALLDLEDPSKVLYRTKPYLLAPAELYELTGDVPNVVFPCAALTEGDKVTVYYGAADTVVAIAFGYISEIIDFMKKNSI from the coding sequence ATGACAGCTCAATCAGTAATGATCCCTTGGCAGGATCGCCCGGAAAGTTGCAGCGATATCATGTGGAGGTTTTCCGAAAACCCGATCATTAACAGATATGCCATACCAACGTCCAACAGTATATTCAATAGCGCCGTAATTCCTTTTGAGGATGGCTTTGCAGGGGTATTCCGTTGTGATAACAAAGCGGTACAGATGAATATTTTTGCGGGCTTCAGTAAGGATGGGATCAATTGGGATATCAATCATGACCCTATAGAAATGAAGGCAGGAAATACCGAGATGATAGAATCTGATTACAAATACGATCCCCGCGTTACCTTTATAGAAGACCGCTATTGGATTACATGGTGTAACGGGTATAACGGGCCTACCATCGGGATTGGTTATACCTTTGATTTTAAAGAATTCTTCCAGTGTGAAAATGCATTTCTGCCATTCAACAGAAACGGAGTTCTCTTTCCTGAAAAGATCAATGGTAAGTATGCGATGTTGAGCCGTCCAAGTGATAACGGACATACGCCTTTCGGAGATATTTATATCAGCTATAGTCCTGATATGAAATATTGGGGAGAGCACCGTTGTGTGATGAAAGTAACACCTTTTGAAGACAGTGCATGGCAGTGTACAAAGATCGGTGGCGGCCCTGTCCCTATAAAAACACAAGAAGGATGGCTTCTTTTCTACCATGGGGTGATCAATACATGCAGAGGGTTCCGGTATTCTATGGGAGCAGCATTGCTTGACCTTGAAGATCCTTCCAAAGTATTGTACAGAACCAAGCCTTATCTGCTGGCTCCGGCAGAGCTGTATGAGCTTACAGGAGATGTTCCCAATGTGGTTTTCCCTTGTGCAGCACTGACAGAAGGAGATAAAGTAACTGTATATTATGGCGCTGCTGATACGGTAGTTGCCATTGCGTTTGGATATATTTCAGAAATTATTGATTTCATGAAAAAGAATTCAATCTAA
- a CDS encoding OsmC family protein — translation MRRNATAVWNGTIKEGKGHLTTQSTTLNQTQYSFNSRFADGVGTNPEELLAAAHAGCFTMKLDAELSQAGYNPEELKTTSVITLDPNLGKITKSELTLTAKVPGISEEEFQKFAKIAEEGCPVSAAFNFEITLNTTLVP, via the coding sequence ATGAGACGTAACGCAACAGCCGTTTGGAACGGTACCATCAAAGAAGGTAAAGGTCATTTAACAACTCAAAGTACAACATTAAACCAAACTCAATACTCCTTCAACAGCCGTTTCGCTGACGGCGTAGGAACCAATCCCGAAGAATTACTGGCTGCAGCCCACGCCGGATGCTTCACAATGAAATTAGATGCAGAACTTTCCCAGGCAGGTTATAATCCTGAAGAATTAAAAACAACCTCTGTAATCACTCTTGATCCTAACCTTGGAAAAATCACAAAATCTGAATTGACATTAACCGCTAAGGTTCCGGGAATTTCAGAAGAAGAATTCCAGAAATTTGCTAAAATCGCTGAAGAAGGATGTCCTGTGAGTGCCGCTTTCAACTTTGAGATTACCTTGAACACTACTTTAGTCCCGTAA
- a CDS encoding MFS transporter, with protein sequence MGKNNSGTRRIQPILWISTLYFAMGVPFVTINAVSGIMYKDMGISDSQITFWTAFIMLSWTLKPLWSPFLEIYKTKKFFVVFTQFAIGILFALIALSLPLPGFFKYSIALFAVIAFCGATHDVVADGTYIGFLTNKEQARYIGWQGAFYNLAKIISSGALVYFAGFLEKTKGVTHAWMIIMVIYALLFFILAVYHYLILPKENKEEDGKDGKTAGNIHKELLEVITSFFTKRNIVWSVLFIILYRFAEGFAIKIAPLFFKAPRTSGGLGLSTSDIGLIYGTYGSAAFILGSVLAGYFISARGLKKSLIWLCCAFNIPFVVYALLAYYQPADLLPVGVAVVVEYFGYGFGFVGLMLYMMQQIAPGKHKTAHYAFATGIMNLGVMIPGMFSGMISDWIGYKMFFIWVLIATIPAFIVTLWVPFPYSENQKEESINY encoded by the coding sequence ATGGGAAAAAACAACTCCGGAACCCGTCGGATCCAGCCGATTCTTTGGATATCCACATTATATTTTGCAATGGGGGTTCCCTTTGTAACCATTAATGCCGTTTCCGGGATCATGTATAAGGATATGGGAATTTCGGATTCACAGATCACATTCTGGACGGCCTTTATTATGCTCTCCTGGACCTTAAAACCTCTTTGGAGCCCTTTCCTGGAGATCTATAAAACCAAAAAATTCTTTGTTGTTTTTACCCAGTTTGCCATAGGAATTCTGTTTGCTTTGATCGCTTTAAGTTTGCCTTTACCCGGCTTTTTTAAATACAGTATTGCCCTTTTTGCTGTCATTGCATTTTGCGGAGCCACTCACGATGTGGTAGCAGATGGAACGTATATAGGTTTCCTTACCAATAAAGAACAGGCAAGATATATCGGATGGCAGGGAGCTTTTTACAATCTTGCCAAGATCATTAGCAGCGGGGCATTAGTTTATTTTGCCGGATTTTTAGAAAAAACAAAAGGAGTTACCCATGCCTGGATGATCATTATGGTGATTTATGCTTTGCTTTTTTTCATACTGGCCGTTTATCATTATCTGATTTTGCCAAAGGAAAATAAAGAAGAGGACGGGAAAGATGGGAAAACTGCTGGAAATATTCATAAAGAACTGCTGGAGGTCATTACCTCCTTCTTTACAAAACGGAATATCGTATGGTCTGTATTGTTCATTATTCTGTACCGTTTTGCTGAAGGTTTTGCAATCAAAATAGCACCCTTGTTTTTTAAAGCACCAAGAACTTCGGGTGGACTAGGACTGTCTACATCAGATATTGGACTTATTTATGGGACCTATGGCTCTGCGGCATTCATTTTAGGATCTGTACTTGCCGGGTACTTTATTTCGGCCCGCGGACTGAAGAAATCACTGATATGGCTGTGTTGTGCATTCAATATTCCATTTGTGGTATATGCATTACTGGCCTACTATCAGCCGGCAGACCTTTTACCTGTAGGAGTTGCTGTCGTGGTGGAATATTTTGGATATGGGTTCGGTTTTGTGGGGCTCATGCTGTATATGATGCAGCAGATAGCACCGGGAAAACATAAAACGGCCCATTATGCATTTGCAACAGGAATTATGAATCTTGGGGTGATGATCCCCGGAATGTTCAGCGGGATGATCAGTGACTGGATCGGATATAAGATGTTCTTTATCTGGGTACTGATTGCTACCATTCCCGCATTTATCGTGACGTTATGGGTTCCGTTCCCGTATTCAGAAAATCAGAAAGAAGAATCAATCAATTATTAA
- a CDS encoding TetR/AcrR family transcriptional regulator has protein sequence MSKAEKTKQHIIEKTATLFNTKGYISTSLSDITQVTGLTKGSIYGNFENKDEVAIEVYKYNAGLLSKTINRSFGDEYPASVDKLHAFVDFYRKNWQFVFSNGGCPLLNAATEADDSFPALKDQVKRSFHLWMTKIEAAILQGQNNGEINKNANADQYASLFIMLIEGGILLSKTMGNPSFLNHALDKITSMIDHELTILPS, from the coding sequence ATGTCGAAGGCAGAAAAAACCAAACAGCACATTATTGAGAAAACAGCTACCTTGTTCAATACAAAGGGGTATATTTCCACGTCACTGTCAGACATTACACAGGTAACCGGCTTAACGAAAGGAAGTATTTACGGAAACTTTGAAAATAAAGACGAAGTAGCCATTGAAGTATATAAATACAATGCAGGATTATTAAGCAAAACGATCAATCGTTCTTTTGGAGATGAATATCCTGCTTCTGTGGATAAGCTTCATGCTTTTGTAGATTTTTACAGAAAAAACTGGCAGTTTGTTTTTTCAAATGGAGGCTGCCCGCTGCTGAACGCGGCAACAGAAGCTGATGATTCTTTTCCTGCCCTTAAAGACCAGGTCAAAAGATCTTTTCATCTGTGGATGACAAAAATAGAAGCGGCTATTCTTCAGGGGCAGAACAATGGGGAGATCAATAAAAATGCAAATGCAGACCAGTATGCATCACTGTTCATTATGTTGATTGAAGGGGGAATCCTTCTTTCAAAAACGATGGGCAACCCAAGTTTCCTGAATCACGCCTTAGATAAAATTACCAGCATGATTGACCATGAATTAACTATTCTTCCATCATAA